Proteins encoded together in one Bos indicus isolate NIAB-ARS_2022 breed Sahiwal x Tharparkar chromosome 3, NIAB-ARS_B.indTharparkar_mat_pri_1.0, whole genome shotgun sequence window:
- the OR6Y1 gene encoding olfactory receptor 6Y1, with amino-acid sequence MITKVLEVDNHTVTTHFVLLGFPTRSAFQLLLFFVFLAIYLLTLVENFLIILVIYSDGKLHKPVYFFLSNLSFLEMWYVTVISPKMQIDFLSHDKTISFNGCMTQLYFFVTFVCTEYILLAAMAFDRYVAICNPLRYPLIMTNQLCGTLVAGCWFCGLMTAMIKIVFIARLYYCGTPRIHHYFCDISPLLNISCEDSSQAELVDFFLALMVIAVPLCVVVASYATILTTVLRIPSSQGRHKAFSTCASHLAVVILFYSTTLFTYARPKLMYAYNSNKMVSVLYTVIVPLLNPIIYCLRNCEVKAALRKAILCKGGEPREDGAVIN; translated from the coding sequence ATGATTACCAAGGTTCTGGAAGTAGATAACCATACAGTGACAACACATTTTGTTCTTCTGGGATTTCCAACACGGTCAGCCTTCCAGCTACTCCTCTTCTTTGTTTTCCTGGCAATTTACCTTCTGACACTTGTAGAGAACTTTTTAATCATCCTCGTCATTTATAGTGATGGAAAGTTGCACAAGCCCGTGTACTTCTTTCTGAGCAACCTCTCTTTCCTGGAGATGTGgtatgtcacagtcatcagcccCAAGATGCAGATAGACTTCCTCAGTCATGACAAGACAATTTCCTTCAATGGTTGCATGACTCAGCTTTACTTCTTTGTGACCTTTGTCTGCACTGAGTACATCCTCCTTGCTGCAATGGCCTTTGACCGCTATGTAGCCATTTGTAACCCACTACGGTACCCACTCATCATGACCAACCAGCTTTGTGGTACACTGGTTGCAGGATGCTGGTTCTGTGGACTCATGACTGCCATGATTAAAATAGTTTTCATAGCCCGACTTTACTACTGTGGCACACCTCGTATCCATCACTACTTTTGTGATATTTCCCCACTCCTCAATATTTCCTGTGAGGACTCCTCACAAGCTGAACTAGTGGATTTCTTCTTGGCCCTCATGGTCATTGCTGTTCCCCTTTGTGTAGTAGTGGCGTCTTACGCCACCATTCTCACCACCGTTCTCAGGATCCCTTCTTCTCAGGGACGCCACAAGGCATTTTCCACCTGTGCTTCTCACCTAGCAGTTGTAATTCTCTTCTATTCCACCACCCTTTTCACTTATGCCCGCCCTAAGCTTATGTATGCCTATAATTCCAACAAAATGGTGTCTGTGCTCTACACTGTCATTGTCCCACTCCTCAACCCTATCATTTACTGCCTGAGAAACTGTGAAGTTAAGGCAGCCCTCAGGAAGGCCATACTTTGCAAAGGCGGTGAACCCAGGGAAGATGGGGCTGTGATTAATTAA